A single genomic interval of Arthrobacter sp. NicSoilB8 harbors:
- the deoC gene encoding deoxyribose-phosphate aldolase, with the protein MSHEAATGGTPDIASYIDHTLLKPEASEAEILKVCAEAAEYHFKSVCVNPVWVKTVKTALKGSGVLTCSVVGFPLGATPSDVKAFEARGAVLDGAEEVDMVINIAAARANDKGALVDDIAAVAEAVHEGGAILKVIIETALLSDEQKVLACQAAVEAGADFVKTSTGFNGGGATAGDVALMRRTVGPDVGVKASGGVRSLADAQAMIAAGATRIGASSGIAIVTGGQGSSAY; encoded by the coding sequence ATGAGCCACGAAGCCGCCACCGGAGGCACGCCCGACATCGCCTCCTACATCGACCACACCCTGCTCAAGCCCGAGGCCAGCGAGGCCGAGATCCTCAAGGTCTGCGCCGAGGCCGCCGAGTACCATTTCAAGTCGGTCTGCGTGAACCCGGTCTGGGTCAAAACCGTCAAGACCGCACTGAAGGGCTCCGGGGTGCTGACGTGTTCCGTCGTAGGATTCCCGCTCGGCGCCACGCCGAGCGACGTCAAGGCCTTCGAGGCCCGCGGCGCCGTCCTGGACGGTGCCGAGGAAGTGGACATGGTCATCAACATCGCCGCGGCCCGCGCCAATGACAAGGGCGCGCTGGTAGACGACATCGCCGCCGTCGCCGAGGCCGTCCACGAAGGCGGGGCCATCCTGAAGGTCATCATCGAAACGGCGCTGCTGAGCGATGAGCAGAAGGTGCTGGCCTGCCAGGCTGCCGTGGAGGCCGGGGCCGACTTCGTCAAGACCTCCACGGGCTTCAACGGCGGCGGGGCCACGGCCGGGGACGTCGCCCTCATGCGCCGCACCGTGGGCCCCGACGTGGGTGTCAAGGCCTCCGGCGGCGTGCGTTCCCTGGCTGATGCACAGGCTATGATTGCTGCAGGTGCAACACGTATTGGCGCCAGCTCCGGCATCGCGATCGTCACGGGTGGACAGGGTTCGTCCGCGTACTGA
- a CDS encoding FAD-dependent oxidoreductase, producing MSAPALSPTTSSPTSAASGTASATTATTAARPRIVIAGAGPAAQALVRQLTRTPFAGAITVLSNRDDAPEELLELAVLPQVSVRFGQPASYIDAGNRRITTADGMEFAYDELVIATGSAPADAPVEGAARCLSYSTIDDAARLGEAVKDVTRVLGRRPLGILVGTGSAAGQAEAVLRSRGVRPVRTTVRPAAVVPTLAGSVLPASGIVFEDGSSMSGDLVILAEERIARDELAATAGLTTAPGGGIVIGQDFRTSVPGIWAIGDAAAYDGVRLGLLVASGSAASVCASQLLQATMARPLAAAA from the coding sequence ATGTCCGCTCCGGCATTGTCTCCCACCACGTCGTCCCCGACATCAGCCGCCTCCGGCACCGCCTCTGCCACGACGGCCACCACGGCCGCCCGGCCCAGGATCGTCATCGCCGGCGCCGGCCCGGCCGCCCAGGCCCTCGTCCGCCAGCTCACCCGGACCCCGTTTGCCGGTGCCATCACGGTCCTCAGCAACCGCGACGACGCACCCGAGGAACTCCTGGAACTCGCCGTCCTGCCCCAGGTGTCGGTCCGTTTCGGCCAGCCTGCCAGCTACATCGATGCGGGGAACCGCCGCATCACCACCGCCGACGGCATGGAATTCGCCTATGACGAACTCGTCATCGCCACCGGGTCCGCCCCCGCCGACGCTCCGGTGGAAGGCGCCGCACGGTGCCTGAGCTACTCCACGATCGACGACGCCGCCCGGCTGGGCGAAGCCGTCAAGGACGTCACCCGGGTCCTGGGCCGGCGTCCCCTGGGCATCCTGGTCGGCACGGGCTCGGCCGCGGGCCAGGCCGAGGCCGTCCTCCGGTCCCGCGGCGTCCGCCCCGTCCGCACCACCGTCCGTCCCGCCGCCGTCGTTCCGACCCTCGCCGGGTCCGTGCTGCCGGCGTCCGGCATCGTCTTCGAGGACGGCTCCAGCATGAGCGGTGACCTGGTAATCCTCGCCGAGGAGCGCATTGCCCGCGACGAACTGGCCGCCACGGCCGGACTCACCACCGCGCCCGGCGGCGGGATCGTCATCGGCCAGGACTTCCGCACCTCCGTGCCGGGCATCTGGGCAATCGGCGACGCGGCAGCCTACGACGGCGTCCGGCTGGGGCTGCTCGTGGCATCCGGTTCCGCCGCATCGGTGTGCGCCTCCCAGCTGCTCCAGGCCACCATGGCCCGGCCCCTGGCGGCGGCCGCCTGA
- a CDS encoding metal-dependent hydrolase, producing the protein MMGGHHAASGAAAWVAIASTGPYALGWYPLDPTGIVIGAMATAGTALVCDWDHRASTVAHALPPLSNLVARGIEHVSGGHRQGTHSVIGAVFFVLLATIAGQLQVQTQWGLLSVGAGLLCMFMINIAAKALKLFPKYGWISNWVFALAMAGLVTWFAPHQWTWLPVSMLTGVLVHIVGDMITTGGVPLLWPIVIKPPKVLRKLPLLKNVWKANGAFSIPLLGRAGSRREWLVLIPVSGYAMVGMFGAGLAVAKAHFPAALALGMGLVRGLFALLPG; encoded by the coding sequence ATGATGGGTGGACATCATGCCGCGTCGGGGGCCGCGGCCTGGGTAGCCATTGCCTCGACCGGCCCGTACGCGCTGGGCTGGTATCCGCTGGATCCGACCGGGATCGTGATCGGCGCCATGGCGACGGCGGGGACCGCGCTGGTCTGCGACTGGGACCACCGCGCCAGCACCGTGGCGCACGCGCTGCCGCCGCTGTCGAACCTGGTGGCGCGCGGCATTGAGCACGTCAGCGGGGGCCACCGGCAGGGCACGCATTCGGTGATCGGCGCGGTGTTCTTCGTGCTGCTGGCCACGATCGCCGGGCAGCTGCAGGTGCAGACCCAGTGGGGGCTGCTGTCCGTCGGGGCGGGCTTGCTGTGCATGTTCATGATCAACATCGCCGCGAAGGCCCTGAAGCTCTTCCCGAAGTACGGCTGGATCAGCAACTGGGTGTTCGCGCTGGCCATGGCGGGCCTGGTGACATGGTTTGCCCCGCACCAGTGGACCTGGCTGCCGGTCTCGATGCTCACCGGCGTGCTGGTGCACATCGTGGGGGACATGATCACCACCGGCGGAGTGCCGCTGCTCTGGCCGATTGTCATCAAGCCGCCGAAGGTCCTGCGGAAACTGCCGTTGCTCAAGAACGTCTGGAAGGCCAACGGGGCGTTCTCCATCCCGCTGCTGGGGCGGGCAGGCTCGCGGCGGGAGTGGCTCGTCCTCATCCCGGTCAGCGGCTACGCGATGGTGGGGATGTTCGGCGCGGGACTGGCCGTGGCCAAGGCGCACTTCCCGGCGGCCCTGGCGCTCGGCATGGGGCTGGTCAGGGGCCTGTTCGCGCTGCTGCCCGGGTAG
- a CDS encoding uroporphyrinogen-III synthase yields MSALNAIAAAFPEPGAAAPPHTSGTAAPEPAEDGSEKDLPLDGFRIGVTSHRRSQDLIEALERRGAEVLHAPALKIAPVREDQSLIEDTRAIIDARPDLCIATTAYGMRRWCEAADTFGIGEQLLETLSATRMFVRGPKARGAVRAAGLADVGISSDETTSTLVDMLLAEGVRGKTVAVQLHGYTDVRQLERLRMSGATVLTVTPYRWVKPDGADRLPKLIEAAVSGNLDVLTFTSAPAVDAMWSTAHEMGVYKQLVESLKTTVATAVVGPITAQPLLDAGLHPLIPERFRMGALIRLVCEHLALNHVRRLDTVAGSVELRGRSLRINGEPIEMAPAPLLLLRALIGAGGAVLSREALSDLLELRGSVHALDMTVSRLRSALPDTRLVETVVKRGYRIRV; encoded by the coding sequence ATGAGCGCACTGAACGCCATCGCCGCAGCCTTCCCCGAGCCCGGCGCCGCCGCACCGCCCCACACGTCCGGCACCGCCGCACCGGAACCCGCCGAAGACGGGTCCGAGAAGGACCTGCCCTTGGACGGCTTCCGGATCGGCGTCACCTCGCACCGCCGCTCCCAGGACCTCATCGAGGCCCTGGAGCGCCGCGGTGCCGAGGTGCTTCACGCCCCGGCGCTGAAAATCGCCCCGGTCCGGGAGGACCAGAGCCTGATCGAGGACACCCGGGCGATTATCGATGCCCGGCCCGATCTCTGCATCGCTACCACCGCGTACGGCATGCGCCGCTGGTGCGAGGCGGCGGACACGTTCGGCATTGGCGAACAGCTGCTCGAGACCCTGTCCGCCACCCGCATGTTCGTCCGCGGGCCCAAGGCCCGCGGCGCTGTCCGCGCGGCCGGACTCGCCGACGTCGGGATCAGCAGCGACGAGACCACCTCCACACTGGTGGACATGCTCCTGGCCGAGGGCGTGCGGGGCAAGACGGTCGCGGTGCAGCTGCACGGCTACACCGATGTCCGGCAGCTCGAGCGGCTGCGCATGTCCGGCGCCACGGTCCTGACGGTCACCCCGTACCGCTGGGTCAAGCCGGACGGCGCCGACCGGCTGCCCAAGCTCATCGAAGCCGCGGTCAGCGGCAACCTGGATGTCCTGACCTTCACGAGTGCCCCCGCCGTCGATGCGATGTGGAGCACTGCGCACGAGATGGGCGTCTACAAGCAGCTCGTGGAGAGCCTGAAGACCACCGTGGCGACCGCCGTCGTCGGACCCATCACCGCCCAGCCGCTGCTGGACGCCGGACTCCACCCGCTGATCCCGGAACGGTTCCGGATGGGCGCCCTGATCCGGCTGGTCTGCGAGCACCTGGCGCTCAACCACGTCCGCCGGCTGGACACCGTGGCCGGCAGTGTGGAGCTGCGCGGCCGCTCGCTGCGCATCAACGGCGAACCGATCGAGATGGCACCGGCGCCCCTGCTGCTGCTGCGCGCGCTGATCGGCGCCGGCGGGGCCGTGCTGTCCCGCGAAGCACTCTCGGATCTCCTGGAACTGCGCGGCTCCGTGCATGCCCTGGACATGACCGTCAGCCGGCTGCGGTCCGCCCTGCCGGACACCCGGCTCGTCGAAACGGTCGTGAAGCGCGGCTACCGGATCCGGGTCTAA
- the cobA gene encoding uroporphyrinogen-III C-methyltransferase, translating into MQLSIDLTGREVLVTGADHAARQAVRRYEAAGAVVYRLSTPQGAGVDGPLPERPFLVAAVEDGQPGWEALLDRCRATGIPVAAEPAAGPAGHVTLVGGGPGTTELLTVAAVAALRDADVVFYDRLAPYHELPSLTSAELVDVGKKPGHHKVSQGDIEKLMVESALAGNNVVRLKGGDPYVFGRGGEEVASCVAAGVPVRVVSGVTSAISVPAAAGIPVTHREVSHMFTVVSGHAPLTENELTHLAGLGGTIVVLMGIGTLHHLAAGLRRAGMRADMPMAVVERGYRPGQRTTIAELGTITTAAAGCSNPAVLVIGEVVRVAEANRGSAEATAELDRLAASLMEA; encoded by the coding sequence ATGCAGCTCAGCATTGATCTCACCGGACGCGAAGTCCTGGTCACCGGAGCCGACCACGCCGCGCGCCAGGCCGTGCGGCGCTACGAAGCAGCCGGCGCCGTCGTATACCGCCTCAGCACCCCGCAGGGCGCCGGCGTTGACGGCCCGCTGCCGGAGCGCCCGTTCCTGGTCGCGGCAGTCGAGGACGGCCAGCCCGGCTGGGAAGCCCTCCTGGACCGGTGCCGTGCCACCGGCATTCCGGTGGCGGCCGAGCCGGCGGCCGGACCGGCCGGACACGTCACGCTGGTCGGCGGCGGCCCCGGGACCACCGAACTGCTGACCGTCGCCGCCGTGGCGGCGCTGCGGGACGCCGACGTCGTCTTCTACGACCGGCTCGCCCCGTACCATGAGCTCCCGTCCCTGACCTCGGCCGAACTGGTGGATGTGGGCAAGAAGCCCGGCCACCACAAGGTCAGCCAGGGCGACATCGAAAAGCTCATGGTCGAAAGCGCGCTGGCCGGCAACAATGTGGTCCGCCTCAAGGGCGGGGACCCCTATGTCTTCGGCCGCGGCGGTGAAGAAGTCGCTTCCTGCGTTGCTGCCGGGGTCCCGGTCCGCGTGGTGTCCGGCGTCACGAGCGCCATCTCGGTGCCCGCGGCAGCCGGCATTCCGGTCACGCACCGCGAAGTCAGCCACATGTTCACCGTGGTCTCCGGCCACGCCCCGCTGACGGAGAACGAACTGACGCACTTGGCCGGGCTCGGCGGGACCATTGTGGTCCTGATGGGCATCGGCACCCTGCACCACCTCGCGGCCGGCCTTCGCCGGGCCGGGATGCGGGCCGACATGCCGATGGCCGTCGTCGAACGCGGCTACCGCCCCGGCCAGCGCACCACGATCGCCGAGCTGGGCACCATCACCACCGCAGCCGCGGGCTGCAGCAACCCGGCCGTCCTGGTGATCGGTGAGGTCGTCCGGGTGGCCGAGGCCAACAGGGGCTCCGCCGAGGCCACGGCCGAGCTTGACCGCCTGGCCGCATCACTGATGGAAGCATAA